The following are encoded together in the Conger conger chromosome 11, fConCon1.1, whole genome shotgun sequence genome:
- the epg5 gene encoding ectopic P granules protein 5 homolog isoform X2 — translation MDPSEPKPQPSSLQPLKESISVLFSFTRRVLDDAQFQSDVHLWLQRLVSVLHRVGSSGDHLYLLSHLLHCPAGVGKWAAPFLQIKVLDNPSGVFHFMQALAILMSPVRNRADFLCHMKPCEPKSSSTGQSGPGSGNWTLVDEGGEEDEDPETSWLLLSEDDLIILFSQFPFDELFKHLLGMTSKGIYQPQATTSQKMMKIFAFASSLVELLAVGLQTYNRARYRQFVKRIGHMIRMTLCYVSDHWAQYVSLTGVSRATVKEQSFSMEKLQVEFDQLFLRAVLHVLGAKRLGIWLFMSEMPYGTLSSAMLWKIFYIMQCAETEGLDQLCSSLSTDTCIQRLREPAQQESFERWLSEINSSDGICLLTAFAHMAQPKRTDADPEFVRTIVLQIYQVSYVSVATRETFSKVGRELLAAIATAHPHIISVLLERLRETIDKVGMVSLYLFKELPLYLWSPAPGEVGVIRDWLLDYGLPAVENKLACIVLEGLNWGFHTNGGLALDPSLHTEVALLVVEAYQKYLTDKPYGGIISESIKQVSYLANVVRLGYTPEASFNQWAWDLVLRLKLHGNELRPQDAWSPLPSTSGLVPEVTDTPTMHPVLKAVRASIPIGCFLAIAMTTIGHSLEKFCSEGVVLLKTLVQSRYLKAAVHVLDNLLPLVYPCQFYLLNNEQFLGCLQLFLQLDSGTPQGVTQQVTHKVAQHLIGTPQGENIKLLNSVIQTHVLESSRAGRVGAVAVLEFWMQVLTNQNLWHRDRTVLHLLDHLSRAAFLHQQEDCLQKLLYQQHKNALGYHGDRGLLSSLVGWIVAGNITPSFIEGNALTGEVWFSWLVLNMESIFEEDSQLRRCVEHELLNNPGLPPDQALKKAQVRLKLHVVPSLQRMMVYRWAQQALATPADHPLLPLVWQKFLQLYLRQPGPEFGLEVRGCIGKRYFHSATHTTLLKDLRQRLVEVSDFHHAASKALKVPRQGGEGDSIPGTPITQYMTSPELHIELVRLFGVFAVWLEDENFLKQEVYLPSLPKQYDAHKLAKIMQNQQEVWMEYMDIERVQHELGEVLNLWARVRAEPLFLQSSSNSIFTDFINPQAARERILTNLRKLDVPQPPVGLVPMRAPVPDISPECLSDLPSSSRLIQLDLSKLQHQAKLAALRETQQVALDSELLEALPQLYCNRPEQLSLDLECRGSGGRPCQGPALITITFEGMHKMEPVQTQIQSLKSDIKQLQADATQPPPQSLAEAAVHVENFITALVNAYKLEPTPATQKVGIAAFYQVVSFVCEDTQRHPPTRQFFSSCIEILGQVFIQGAQSECGLVLRTILQNRRLCTLLSPYFTPNASAGQLVALYEEVVKALHADSGDVIFMLLTKFDLRQWLSSAQPLFSERSRLMELVHLALSACGLEPEQEVLLPFNHFCKHWTQLLQHQFPDHYSDFLRLLMQSSSEQLLSPDCWRASLAVLGCSPPTRKRGAKPAGNAKGTASISLSPQQVDETIEWLSKFFLKLRLSKADFRSFGLYFKWGPYIEEVKLFWAHLINYIIDQQLAACAKEPVGSNKTITALQSLHSKIVSLFKPWILVLDTDDVSNPRCFPWLETETSAAGSMVALFTHFTHTLQEKFRDRLLPGQGGALRLHLLHYCDTCTAPKMPEFLLYTYHTEYCRLPWGELYPDNALMNHFFKVERGSPKSCFLFLGGLLCEVNWISVLSSALGPQPCPQAQDMVPYLFYMMVFLAKEDHLLSKPDSPLLSLLGQSTSLPWHFVDSPSYQNIMGYVSTHYPPSLILCRDSASQLILKLLKMAAGFGPAPEGTPHRDMTLKCQAFIHLAVQFLTALDQSGSISTASLESEVEKLLECVMVFNPPETDLQQRHMASCSLFAELLTVLNSAGVPVAEGLGALLQGWVGLRARGPLALPLLTAACRCLASVRHMTRTTEACIQAYFSDGGCVDQYSGWGPILVSLQVPELTVEDFIRESLELGSFLTLFVYVLQKLNQEQTLVNEKKTLVLLNTWISQVFPSGPADEAKLFLWWHKALQLVGVQVEQGGDACGLEPLLLALLSLQTRLAQLGEERFNSGILGAIGLGRKSPLSGRFRVVSRCLSAFLLVQVPSENQLRIQPGTNLQLSVKAQQALATLDSMPSSKQYSEFQEPLAQACQFIRYPGHCLLDGTRLLALLLNSLYAELHYLDIIR, via the exons ATGG accCATCCGAGCCAAAGCCCCAGCCCTCATCCCTGCAGCCGCTGAAGGAGAGCATCAGTGTGCTGTTCAGCTTCACACGCAGAGTCCTGGATGACGCTCagttccagagcgacgtgcaccTGTGGCTGCAGAGGCTG gtgtCTGTCCTGCACAGGGTGGGCTCATCTGGAGACCACCTGTACCTCCTCAGCCACCTCCTGCACTGCCCTGCAGGCGTGGGGAAATGGGCTGCTCCCTTCCTGCAG ATCAAAGTCCTGGATAACCCCTCTGGTGTGTTCCACTTCATGCAAGCTCTGGCCATCCTGATGTCTCCTGTCAG GAACCGGGCGGACTTCCTGTGCCACATGAAGCCATGTGAGCCCAAGAGTAGCTCCACTGGCCAGTCCGGTCCCGGCTCGGGGAACTGGACTCTGGTTGACGAAGGCGGGGAGGAG GATGAGGACCCAGAGACCAGCTGGCTGCTTCTATCAGAGGACGACCTCATCATTCTCTTCTCCCAGTTCCCGTTCGACGAGCTCTTCAAACATCTTCTTGGGATGACCTCCAAAG GTATCTACCAGCCCCAGGCCACCACCAGCCAGAAGATGATGAAGATTTTTGCTTTCGCCTCTTCACTGGTGGAGCTGTTAGCTGTGGGCCTGCAGACGTACAACAGAGCCCGCTACAGGCAGTTTGTGAAGCGAATCGGTCACATGATAAG GATGACCTTGTGCTATGTGAGTGACCACTGGGCCCAGTACGTCAGCCTGACTGGGGTTTCCCGGGCCACAGTGAAGGAGCAGTCCTTCTCCATGGAGAAGCTGCAGGTGGAGTTTGACCAACTGTTCCTCAGGGCGGTGCTACATGTGCTGGGGGCCAAGAG GCTGGGGATCTGGCTCTTCATGTCGGAGATGCCGTACGGTACCCTCTCCAGTGCCATGCTGTGGAAGATCTTCTACATAATGCAGTGCGCTGAAACCGAGGGCCTGGACCAGCTGTGCTCCAGCCTGAGTACTGACACCTGCATCCAGAGACTGAGGG AGCCGGCGCAGCAGGAGAGTTTTGAGCGCTGGCTGTCTGAGATAAACAGCTCCGACGGGATCTGTCTGCTGACCGCCTTCGCCCACATGGCCCAGCCCAAACGCACCGACGCTGACCCAGAGTTCGTCAGGACCATCGTGCTGCAGATATACCAG gTGTCCTATGTTAGTGTGGCAACGAGAGAGACCTTCTCTAAGGTGGGGAGGGAGCTGCTGGCTGCCATAGCAACCGCCCACCCCCACATCATATCCGTACTGCTGGAGAGACTGCGGGAGACCATCGATAAAGTGGGCATG GTGTCTCTGTACCTGTTCAAAGAGCTGCCACTCTACCTGTGGAGTCCCGCCCCCGGTGAGGTGGGGGTGATCCGTGATTGGCTGCTGGATTATGGGCTCCCCGCAGTGGAAAACAAACTGGCCTGCATCGTGCTGGAGGGGCTCAACTGGGGCTTCCACACA AATGGCGGATTAGCACTGGACCCCTCCCTGCACACTGAGGTAGCCCTGCTGGTGGTGGAGGCCTATCAGAAGTACCTCACAGACAAACCCTACGGGGGCATCATATCAGAGAGCATCAAACAG GTGTCTTACCTGGCCAATGTGGTCCGCCTTGGCTACACCCCCGAGGCGTCCTTTAACCAATGGGCTTGGGACCTTGTTCTGCGGCTGAAGCTCCATGGTAACGAGCTCCGCCCCCAGGACGCCTGgtcacccctcccctccacaaGCGGGCTGGTGCCCGAGGTCACAGacactcccacaatgcaccctgtCCTCAAAGCCGTCAGAGCCAGCATCCCCATCGGCTGCTTCCTGGCCATCGCCATGACCACCATCGGACACAG CCTGGAGAAGTTCTGCAGTGAAGGGGTGGTTCTGCTGAAGACCCTGGTCCAGTCGCGGTACCTCAAAGCAGCAGTTCATGTGCTGGACAACCTCCTGCCCCTGGTGTACCCCTGCCAGTTCTACCTGCTCAACAACGAACA gTTCCTGGGCTGCCTGCAGCTGTTTCTGCAGCTGGACAGCGGGACCCCCCAGGGTGTGACACAGCAGGTCACCCACAAGGTGGCACAGCACCTCATCGGGACCCCCCAGGGAGAGAACATCAAGCTGCTCAACAGTGTCATACAG ACCCACGTGTTGGAGAGCTCCAGGGCTGGTCGGGTAGGGGCGGTGGCTGTGTTGGAGTTCTGGATGCAGGTCCTGACCAATCAGAACCTCTGGCACCGGGACCGGACCGTGCTGCACCTACTGGACCACCTCAGCCGAGCGGCCTTCCTACACCAACAAGAGGATTGTCTGCAGAAACTACTGTACCAGCAGCAcaag AATGCCCTTGGTTACCATGGAGACCGTGGCCTGCTCTCGTCCCTGGTTGGCTGGATTGTGGCAGGGAACATCACGCCCTCCTTCATAGAGGGTAACGCGCTGACTGGGGAG GTGTGGTTCTCCTGGCTGGTGTTGAACATGGAGTCCATCTTTGAAGAGGATTCCCAGCTGCGCCGCTGTGTGGAGCACGAGTTACTCAACAACCCTGGTCTCCCACCCGACCAGGCCCTCAAG AAAGCCCAGGTGCGGCTGAAGCTGCACGTGGTGCCGTCGCTGCAGAGGATGATGGTCTATCGCTGGGCCCAGCAGGCCCTGGCCACGCCCGCagaccaccccctcctcccgctgGTCTGGCAGAAGTTCCTGCAGCTCTACCTTCGACAGCCTGGCCCCGAGTTTGG GTTAGAGGTGAGAGGCTGCATCGGGAAGCGCTACTTCCACagcgccacacacaccaccctgctgaAAGACCTCCGGCAGCGGCTGGTGGAGGTTTCTGACTTCCACCATGCAGCCAGCAAGGCCCTGAAGGTCCCCCGccaagggggagagggggacagcATCCCAGGGACCCCCATCACCCAGTACATGACCTCTCCTGAGCTGCACATCGAGCTGGTCCG GCTCTTTGGTGTATTTGCGGTATGGTTAGAAGATGAAAACTTTCTGAAGCAGGAAGTGTATTTGCCCTCGTTGCCAAAGCAGTATGATGCACACAAGCTGGCCAAAATCATGCAGAACCAGCAG GAAGTGTGGATGGAGTACATGGATATTGAGCGTGTGCAGCATGAGCTGGGGGAGGTCCTTAACCTGTGGGCCAGAGTGAGGGCGGAGCCTCTATTCCTACAGAGCAGCAGCAACTCCATCTTCACCGACTTCATCAACCCGCAGGCTG CGAGGGAGCGCATCCTGACCAACCTGAGGAAGCTGGATGTCCCACAGCCGCCCGTGGGGCTGGTGCCCATGAGAGCCCCTGTGCCGGACATCTCCCCCGagtgcctgtctgacctgccctcctcctccaggctcATACAGCTGGACCTGAGCAAGCTGCAGCACCAGGCCAA GCTTGCAGCACTGCGGGAGACCCAGCAGGTGGCCCTGGACAGCGAGCTGTTGGAGGCTCTGCCCCAGCTCTACTGTAACCGCCCTGAGCAGCTCTCCCTGGATCTGGAGTGCAGGGGCAGTGGGGGCCGGCCCTGCCAGGGCCCCGCCCTCATCACCATCACG TTTGAGGGGATGCATAAGATGGAGCCGGTGCAGACGCAGATCCAGTCCCTGAAGAGCGACATCAAACAGCTGCAGGCCGACGCCACCCAGCCCCCCCCTCAGAGCCTGGCCGAGGCAGCCGTGCATGTGGAGAACTTCATCAC GGCCCTGGTGAACGCGTATAAGTTGGAGCCGACCCCTGCCACGCAGAAGGTGGGCATCGCGGCGTTTTACCAGGTGGTGTCGTTCGTGTGTGAGGACACCCAACGCCACCCCCCCACTCGCCAGTTCTTCTCCTCCTGCATCGAGATCCTGGGACAG gTGTTTATCCAGGGGGCGCAGTCCGAGTGTGGCCTTGTGCTCAGGACCATCCTGCAGAACCGTCGGCTCTGCACCCTGCTGTCGCCCTATTTCACCCCCAACGCCTCCGCCGGCCAGCTGGTGGCGCTGTACGAGGAGGTGGTGAAGGCCCTGCACGCTGACAGCGGAGACGTCATCTTCATGCTGCTCACCAAG TTTGACCTGAGGCAATGGCTGTCATCGGCTCAGCCCCTGTTCTCGGAGCGGAGCCGTCTGATGGAGCTAGTGCACCTCGCACTGAGCGCGTGCGGACTGGAGCCCGAACAGGAAGTGCTGCTGCCCTTTAACCACTTCTGCAAGCACTGGACCCAGCTGCTGCAGCACCAGTTCCCCGACCACTACAGCGACTTCCTGCGGCTACTCATGCAGA GTTCCTCGgagcagctgttgagccctgaCTGCTGGAGGGCATCGCTCGCTGTGCTGGGCTGCTCCCCTCCGACCAGAAAGAGAGGAGCAAAGCCTGCTGGGAACGCCAAGGGAACcgcctccatctccctctcccctcaacAG GTTGATGAGACAATCGAGTGGCTGTCCAAGTTCTTCCTGAAGCTCCGCCTGTCCAAAGCGGACTTCCGCAGTTTTGGGCTGTACTTCAAATGGGGCCCCTACATTGAGGAGGTGAAGCTGTTCTGGGCTCATCTCATCAACTACATCATCGACCAGCAACTCGCTGCGTGTGCCAAAGAGCCAGTGGGCAGCAACAAGACCATCACAG CTCTTCAGAGTTTGCACTCGAAAATCGTCAGCCTTTTTAAGCCTTGGATTCTGGTCCTGGATACGGATGATGTGAG TAACCCTCGCTGTTTCCCCTGGCTGGAGACGGAGACTTCCGCTGCAGGCAGCATGGTGGCGCTGTTCACCCACTTCACCCACACCCTACAGGAGAAATTCAGAG ACCGGCTGCTCCCCgggcagggcggggctctgAGGCTCCACCTCCTGCACTACTGTGACACCTGCACCGCCCCCAAGATGCCTGAGTTCCTCCTGTACACCTACCACACCGAGTACTGCCGTCTGCCCTGGGGGGAGCTGTACCCCGACAACGCCCTCATGAACCACTTCTTCAAG GTGGAGAGAGGAAGTCCAAAGagctgcttcctgttcctgggGGGTCTCCTGTGTGAGGTGAACTGGATCAGTGTCCTGAGCAGTGCCCTGgggccccagccctgcccccagGCGCAGGACATGGTCCCCTACCTCTTCTACATGATGGTGTTTCTGGCCAAGGAGGACCACCTGCTCAGCAAGCCT GACTCCCCCCTGCTGAGCCTGTTGGGCCAGTCCACCTCCCTTCCCTGGCACTTTGTGGATTCTCCCTCCTACCAGAACATCATGGGCTACGTCAGCACCCactaccctccctccctcatcctcTGCCGAGACTCCGCCTCCCAGCTCATCCTCAAActgctcaaaatggccgccggatTCGGCCCCGCCCCCGAGGGCACGCCTCACAGG GACATGACTCTGAAGTGCCAGGCCTTCATCCACCTGGCGGTGCAGTTCCTCACCGCTCTGGACCAGAGCGGGAGCATCAGCACCGCCTCCCTGGAGAGCGAGGTGGAGAAGCTTCTGGAGTGCGTCATGGTCTTCAACCCCCCAG agaCAGACCTACAGCAGAGACACATGGCATCCTGCAGTCTGTTTGCGGAGCTCTTGACGGTGTTGAACAGTGCGGGCGTGCCTGTGGCAGAGGGCTTGGGGGCCCTGCTCCAGGGCTGGGTGGGGCTCAGGGCCCGGGGCCCCCTGGCGCTCCCCCTCCTCACCGCAGCCTGCCGCTGCCTGGCCTCCGTGCGTCACATGACCCGCACCACCGAGGCCTGCATACAGGCCTACTTCAGCGACG GGGGCTGTGTGGATCAGTACTCTGGCTGGGGTCCTATCCTGGTGTCTCTGCAGGTGCCTGAGCTGACGGTGGAGGATTTTATCCGGGAGAGTCTGGAGCTGGGCAGCTTCCTGACGCTCTTCGTGTACGTGCTGCAGAAGCTCAACCAGGAGCAGACGCTCGTCAACGAGAAGAAAACCCTGGTGCTCCTCAACACCTGGATCAGCCAGGTGTTCCCCAG cgGCCCTGCGGACGAGGCCAAGCTCTTCCTGTGGTGGCACAAGGCCCTGCAGCTGGTGGGGGTGCAGGTAGAGCAGGGCGGGGACGCGTGCGGGCTGGAGCCCCTCCTCCTGgccctcctctccctgcagaCCCGTCTGGCCCAGCTGGGGGAGGAGAGGTTCAACTCCGGCATCCTGGGGGCCATCGGCCTGGGCAGGAAGTCCCCCCTCTCTGGCAG